The genomic stretch GCTTTAAATGGTTTCGGTTTGGAGCTTCGCAAactttaaattgatttaattgggTCGGTGAATTACGAGCTGCTTTTTTAGCTCCCGATTACAAGTCGGCGGTTGCGACTTGCAAAGGATCTCATTCTTCGTTTTTGGTCCAATCAAAAGATCGAATTGAATGGGACGCCTTGGCATACGATTCGTCATTCGACGAGTTTAGGTAACGGGGAGCGTGCAGAGAACGTGCTCAAAATGCATCAAAATATCCACCTCACTTTGCATCTCCCGGAGGATAAGTCGAAATTCTAATAAATTTAGCATGAAATATCATGTCATAGAGATCTTGTTGGTCACTTCGATTACGAATAAGTCATGAGTCTTGTTTAATAGGTGGCTCGATTCTTTAATTGCCAAAGTAGTGATTACACATGACACGTCAACAAAATCGGATTTTGTAAATGTTTCGACAGGAAATTTCGATAATATCTCGATTCTCCATGCTATCGGCCAAAGGATCGATGCTGCCAGTTTTTTATTCACCCGTGGGATGTTTACAACTCCTAAAATATATCGAATAATTACAACCTAATACGACACGAGGTAATGTTAAGCTGCGTAGATGATCCGTAATAtctccaaaataattttcaatcaagaCATGTCCGCTCATCGAAAGTGATAAGACGTGTTACTTCCGACGTTATTTGATGCGAAATACAATAAATAACCTCTTCACATATGACAATGTTCACTCGTGTGCCTCGTGATTGGACCTACATATAAATAATGGTTTTACATAGACCTTATCACGAGGGGCTACATGATCATTTATAGACAAACTGAGTACACAATAGTTCGAAGAAACTATGTACGGTGtacacagatttttttttttttggggtcggaaCAGTACACAGTTTAGGAGAGCGACAAATTGTAGAAGCGAAAAAGTGTATTCCCCCTCTTTTGTTTGCCTCAATCTGAAAACTCCTTCAACTTGTACTTTATTACGTAATATATCTCTCTTGGTAATTGTGGCACGATATTTTATGTATAGTAATTATGAACGTGTATCTCAGTTACTAGAAGCACTCAACCAACCAAAACACGAATTAAAACACGTACTAACGAACTCCCTCCGAAATCAAATCAGAAACTACAGGTCAATGCGCGTCTCTTTGATTGATAAAGCATACCAGTCAAGGGGGCAGGCCGTGCAATCACGACATAAATTGTCCAACTCATCACTTTTATACAGTACAGCTGTATCGTACGTACCAAACGTTTGATGATCcgaaaaaaagccaaaaacaaTTGAAAGAACAAAGAATGCAATTTCGCTTGGTCTCCGACGGTCCGGGGAGAACGCGTGAATCAGCGCATCATGACCCTGAACTCGTCGAAGCTGAGTACTCCGTCGCCGTTGAGGTCGAACGCCCTGATCATGGCCTTGCAGTCCTCGACGGACCTCGTCTCGCCCAGCCGGCTCAGCATCCTCTTCAGGCCGCTCGCTGTGATGCAGCCCGACCCGTCCATGTCGTACATCCCGAACGCGTCCTCCAGGtccttcctcctctcctcctccccgCCGCCCTCCACGAGGCTCTCGAACTCCTCGAACCCCAACATCCCGTCCCCGTCGAGGTCCGACGCCCGCACCGCCATCTCCGCCTCCTCGCTCGACAGGTCCCCGCCCAGGCTCCTCACGCAGCTCCTCAGCTCCGCGGGGGATATTCTCCCGTCCCCGTTCTCGTCGAAGAAGTCGAACACTCTCCGGAGCTCGCCGGACTTCCCGCAGTCGTAGCCGCCGGCATCATCGGCGGAGGGAGGGCGGCGGTCCGCGCTCCTCCTCGGGGACAGCTTGCGGCGCAGCCTCCCGAACGCGGATTCCCTCTTGGTGCCGGGATCTCTCTCCGGCGAAGAGCTGGTGCTCGAGCCGGAGCGGACCGACAGATCGAACTTCATTGGTGCGATGGAGGATCGATTTGTTGATGAGTTGATTCGAGTGGAGTAACTTGCAATTTGAGCGTGTGTTGAAGATGCACCtgatgaatttttggatgacaCTGCAAGATTGGGAAGGCTGGGTATATATAAAGGGGAGAGCCGGAGAGGGGCCGACAGAATAGGCAATAAAATAAATCGGGAAAGGCGTGGGCAGGTCTATCGGCTTAAAAGATTTGGTTGGGGCCCTTGGGGGTGAGGGAAGGGAACGCGGTTTTTAATATTGAAAACGGGGGTCCGTGGGAAGCGGCCGTCCGccagttgtttttatttttaatgacaGGCGGCATGAGTCGTAACGCACGTCAGGGGCCGTGGCGAAGTTTCTCCGCTGCTGCTCCGCGGCCGTGAGCGGGAAGGCTTTTATTTCTAGTGAGATCCAGAATTGCATCCGATTATTgttttggaaaaggaaaaggagaaaattcaCAATTTATTTATATTCCGTGATTGGATAGTCACGCGACGCTACGAAAgaatctaaaaattatttttttgcttgttgatttgattgtttCGAACTATGCACTTCGAGAGTCGTTTTTGCACCGACTCGCATGTACAAACGATAAATTTTTAAGTTCGGTACCGACATCTCACTTGTTTGATTGTAATGGCATTTGAAATGACAATCgccgctcttttttttttttttttcctattaatCCTTTGCTCATCTCTACTAGAAATAGCCAAATCTTACCCCTTGATGCCCACGATTACCTCTGTTGCCTATGTCATCAGGGTGAGCCGTTGTCTGGCTACATTTGTCCGTATTGGGTGTGACAATCCGGCAACCACCGAGGGTGGACGGGGTCCAAATTGAAAGAGGCAATGAATACAAAGTGGTAATCGCACTTACGATTACAATAATTGTCACTACGGTGCTTGCTTTGATAAGGGGGGAGAGAGTGGGGTACATTCTCTTCAATTTGAAAGTTACATAAGGTTAAAATTATCGGacattcttcaatttgacatGCGTCTGTTTCCTAGACTCATCTATGCCCTATTCCAGCCAAATGAGCCTGAATAACATTTTAGTAAGTCTAGACAAAACTATATTTAATGCAAAGGCTAGCTCGAGCTAGGCCTAGCCTGCCTCGACCAGCTAGTTTATACATATATAGCTTTTTTGTCATATCTAGATATGAACAATGAGTTAGATCCAACTCAGCCTAGCTCGGATAAACACCTTTAGTCACTCCAATTCAAGAAGGCTATGATCCTTTGTAGCCATAGGGTATATTTGATGGACCATCTACTCAATCACTGAGCTAGGTATCTTCATGTATATTGTCGCTAGGGTGTATTTGTTTCATTGAAAACATTTTATCGGAAaacgatttatttttctttgtttggtgacatgtgatgaaaaatgttttctagtgtttgattttcatttgaaaaataatttcacttCATGACTCTATCTTAgaaataattgaatttttaaattatgtcCTATgttctatattttttatttttttcttcttcttcttcttccttcttccttctgtGACGCCGACGGCCataggcgagctcgaggctcgctagATCCGCCCGAGGCCGCCGGCAATCCTCTATGCATCCAGATCCGCCCTAGGCTCCTGCGGCCTCGAACAAACCTAGCGACGTCGAGAGGCTCGCCGAGGCCGAAGAGCTTGAGGCCGCCAGATTTGATGACCAAGCTCGCCGAGGCCGATTAGCTCAAGGTCGCCCGATTCGACGGCCTCAAGGCTAACTAGGATCGGCGAGCTCGACCAACGGTCTCGAGGCTTGCCAATGGCCATTGGCGGCCACTCACGGGGagggaggaaaggaaaaaaaaaatgaaaagaaaatagtattaaaatataatattaaaacatgaaaatataatattaaaacatgaaaatataatattaaaattatttttccgtGAAAGTCCGAAAAACTAATTCTGAAAAAATACTTTCTCTGGAACAAACACCCCCAAATATCAATCCTAAATTAAATTGTGCCCCCGTTCATGTAGAACCGATATGGCCGCCATGTAATTATGAGGCTTATTGATATTTATCCCTTTATCTTtagggtggaaaaaaaaaaacaaaagtgatgTCCATGTGGgcccggaaaaaaaaatcagcgcAAAACATCAACACTCGTCTCCTGTTTTAGTTAGCACTTAGCACATATCAACATTTTTCCATTGTTTATTACCGGAACGGAGTGGTTTTGCCCCCTTCCCAATATTGCCGGGGTCAAAGTCAAACCCTCATGATCGAATCCgccacttttgtcaatttttagTGATCGCTTACCAATGTCATCCATAAAAAAGAGATTAACATTTATGTCATTGCACCAAACTCAAGACGACGACGGTTCGTGTAAGATCTGCGCCTACCCAAGAATTCATCGTCTTTGTTCCACGTGTCCATGTCTCCTCGATCGTTTCGTAACGTGCAATTCGCCGGTCGCAATTCCCACCTTACGTGGCATGCGTTATCTACTGTTTACTCTTGCGTATTTCGTTAGATAGGAATTGCATTTCTTCTCCTTTTAAGGATCTCCTATCTAAAGTTAAAAATATAATGTTAGTCGAGTCTTTTTTTAACTTCgagttaatattacaaaaaactCTAACCGAtacatctataacaaatttaccccaaattattttttgaattacaaaaaatctcaaatcattacacttatgataaatttaccccaaactgatatatttatgacaaatttatcatgtattagttttttattaacttttattatcaaattattgagttggatggCACGCGGCAATTGAcggatgtactaatttgagatttttttctctatttatcacgaatgtattagtttgagatttttcgtggtattaatcataTTCAATAAAAACTAgtgaatgataaatttgttgcatatgtaccaatttgggatctTCTGgagtcaaaaaatttagtttgggataaatttgtcataggtgtaccagtttgacctttttatggtcaaaaaaatagtttgtgtaAATTTGTTGtatgtgtattaatttggagttttttttatggtcgaaaaaatagtttggggtaagtttattatagatgtattaatttgagattttttgtgttattAACCCTTTAATTTATCATCTTAATATAGAGTATAGTTTCCCTTTGTAATATTTGGTCTGCTTTGATGGAATAGAAGGTTTGTTTTAGCAACCAAGAAAACTTGCTTTTGCGGTCCTCGATTATTCACCCTTACTAAGACGAACTGAATTTTTCATTAaagcttcgtttgttttgcaaaaaatgaatgattttgaaaaatattttggtaaaaaatgaatgattcggaaGATGTTTTTTCTAAAAGCGATCGCTTATATTCCTCCCAaatataaatgaatgaaaaatattatcacaaatcatgaaaatatttgaatataaattataaccaataataaaaatatttttcatttgctaattattttaattgatataagaaatcaattttacaaaaatatttttcaaattattctttcttcgcgaaacaaacggagccaaagGAACATCATAATCCTCGACCGCGAGTAATCTCAACAAAAGTCCCCTTCAGTCGAACTCCGGCTTTATCTCCATGCGACAAAATCCACAATCAATTATTTatctaaaaaagaagaaaaaaggaaaaatctatcTAAAGTTAAAAATATAATGTTAGTggatacttttaaaaaaaaattgagttaattcatttttttataaaaaatacttttcaaaatcattcattttttgaaaaccaAACGGAGCTTTAATGAAAAATTCAGTTCATCTTGGTGAGGGTGAACAATCGAGGACCGcaaaagcaagttttttttttttttgttgctaaaacAAACCTTCTATTCCATCAAAGCAGTTCAAATATTACAAAGGGAAGCTAGAGTCTATATTAGGATGATAaattaaagggttaataccatgaaaatgtcaaactagtacatttgtgacaaatttaccctaagctatttttttactacgaaaaatttcaaattaatacacatgtgataaatttatctcaaactatatttttaccatcaaagatctcaaaattaatatacatgtgacaaatttgccaaaaactaaatttttttactacaaaaaatttcaaactaacacacatgcgacaaatttacccttcgttggTTTCTGTTAAATCGAGTTAATAacatgaaaatcccaaattgatagaTTCACGagaaatagagggtaaaaatcataaactagtacacccgttaATTGCCACATTCGTgctccgacaaaaaaaaaaaaaagcgccacgtgtcatctaatttaacaatttgatgataaaatttaacgaaaaactaacagagggtaaatttattattaatataCTATTTTGGGgtaatttatcacaagtgtactgatttgatattttttatggtccaaaaaataatttagagtaaatttgtcacaaatatatcagtttcagatttttcttgaaattaattcaaaatttcaaaaaataatccactaacattatatttttttcactttagaTAGGAGATCcttaaacgaaaaatattatcacagatcgcgaaaatatttgaatataaattacaatagatattaaaattatttttcatttgttaattattttaagctatATAAGAAATCGATtttatgtaaatatttttcaaattatttatttttttcgaaacagATAGGACTTAAGCACAAGTTGAACTCCGGCTTTATCTCCACGAAAGTCCCCTTCAGTTGAACTCCGGCTTTATTTCCATCGGACAAAATCTCACAATCAGTTATTTATcctaaaatgaagaaaaaagtaaaaataaaagagttTCGTTTCCAAGAGAGGGACGCAAGAACTTGGGCAGTGTTacgggaaggaaaaaaaaagtaacttgGGCAGTGTCGTACAAGTTGGTACCGACTGCCGACCGACAAGCCCAGCGCcgagaaaaaaaccaaaaacaaaaggagagatAAAGACATGTCGGTCGCCGGCGGGAATGCCAATTGCGACACTTGCACTTACGTGTTCCGTTGCGGGGACGGACCGAGTCCCACCACCAAGGGGAGATATTTTTTTAACGGTCAAAACGGCCACGTGAAAATGCGTgtcttcatcctcatcttcttGTCGGAGCTTGACTTTGACCGGATGGGATTGGGGatcggtcggaccgggtcgggtcgggtcgggtcgggcttgGCTTTTGGGTTTCCTTTTCGCCCTCTCTTTCTATCACGCATTTCACAACGGTACGGGGGGAGGTGAGGTCAAGGCCCACGTCATCCAAGTTCGTAGCCCAGCCCCCACGCTTTACACACGGGGGGTTCctgtttctggatgagtttgATTTTATTGAGATGCCACGTACAAGTCAAATTGATTTGGCtttccataaataaaaataaaaccagGCATGTCGTGATTTCGGAGA from Rhodamnia argentea isolate NSW1041297 chromosome 2, ASM2092103v1, whole genome shotgun sequence encodes the following:
- the LOC115739483 gene encoding putative calcium-binding protein CML19, producing MKFDLSVRSGSSTSSSPERDPGTKRESAFGRLRRKLSPRRSADRRPPSADDAGGYDCGKSGELRRVFDFFDENGDGRISPAELRSCVRSLGGDLSSEEAEMAVRASDLDGDGMLGFEEFESLVEGGGEEERRKDLEDAFGMYDMDGSGCITASGLKRMLSRLGETRSVEDCKAMIRAFDLNGDGVLSFDEFRVMMR